The Carassius gibelio isolate Cgi1373 ecotype wild population from Czech Republic chromosome B12, carGib1.2-hapl.c, whole genome shotgun sequence genome has a segment encoding these proteins:
- the LOC127969145 gene encoding alpha-N-acetylgalactosaminide alpha-2,6-sialyltransferase 1 isoform X12: MQNAWAVISIILTCCMLLYLVLWMNLSEQFYSLYSEKPIYSTDQEINITPIPVLYKKNFTKLPVWDFEDFYLRDNEARDPTCPKSLCNTEDLKFKEKVLPDIQLWLYKGLLNITEWNRLAHFNNPFGFMEYKYNEIKRAVDLIPKPKSSILLPVHENSKDGCVRCAVVGSSGILNNSKMGKEIDSHDYVFRVNGAVTQGYEEDVGNRTSVYIHTAFSLYSNILSLKKYGFNSVPQDEGIKYVMIPEGRRDFEWLQGLLQGKEANGSFKGVRPLKYFEGKFNESRFYVLHPDFLRYIRNRLMPSKQMQGIHWSLYRPTNGAFALFLAIHTCDIVDAYGFITEDHHKYSNYYYEKLKKTNVIFYINHDYGLEIKTWKKLHDSGIIRLFQRH, from the exons ATGCAGAACGCCTGGGCTGTTATTAGCATCATACTGACTTGTTGCATGCTGCTTTATCTAGTGCTTTGGATGAATCTTTCTGAACAGTTTTACAG TTTGTACAGTGAAAAACCCATTTACTCCACTGATCAAGAAATCAACATAACACCCATTCCAGTTCTCTATAAGAAAAATTTTACAAAACTTCCAGTGTGGGATTTTGAAGACTTTTATTTGCGAGACAATGAAGCAAGAGATCCT ACCTGTCCAAAGTCCCTTTGCAACACAGAGGATCTCAAGTTCAAGGAGAAAGTTCTTCCTGACATTCAGCTGTGGCTGTACAAAGGTCTACTCAACATAACAGAATGGAATCGATTAGCACACTTCAACAATCCCTTCGGCTTCATGGAATACAAGTACAATG AGATAAAAAGAGCAGTGGATTTGATACCAAAGCCCAAGTCTTCAATATTACTGCCTGTGCATGAAAATTCAAAGGATGGCTGTGTCCGCTGTGCTGTTGTGGGCTCTAGTGGCATTCTCAATAACTCAAAGATGGGCAAAGAGATAGACTCCCATGATTATGTTTTTCG AGTAAATGGGGCTGTTACTCAAGGTTACGAGGAGGATGTTGGAAATAGAACATCAGTTTATATACACACGGCTTTTTCCTTGTATTCCAACATTCTGAGTTTAAAAAAGTACGGCTTTAACAGTGTTCCACAAGATGAG gGTATCAAATATGTAATGATCCCTGAAGGCCGGAGGGACTTTGAGTGGCTCCAAGGCCTTTTGCAGGGAAAAGAAGCCAACGGGTCATTCAAGGGTGTGAG GCCACTGAAATATTTCGAAGGGAAATTTAACGAGAGTAGATTCTATGTTCTTCACCCTGACTTTCTTCGATACATTCGCAACAG attAATGCCTTCCAAACAAATGCAGGGCATTCACTGGTCATTGTACCGACCGACCAATGGAGCGTTTGCTTTGTTCTTGGCTATTCACACATGTGATATT GTGGACGCCTATGGATTTAtcacagaagaccaccataagTACTCCAACTATTAttatgaaaagttaaaaaaaacaaatgtaattttctaTATCAACCATGACTATGGACTGGAGATAAAGACTTGGAAGAAACTGCATGACTCTGGAATCATTAGACTTTTCCAAAGACACTAA
- the LOC127969145 gene encoding alpha-N-acetylgalactosaminide alpha-2,6-sialyltransferase 1 isoform X9, protein MGKEQDLLLAVKNGDLPLAHKLLAKIKTNRNMLWMNLSEQFYSKTVIISASILSQLGIPSLYSEKPIYSTDQEINITPIPVLYKKNFTKLPVWDFEDFYLRDNEARDPTCPKSLCNTEDLKFKEKVLPDIQLWLYKGLLNITEWNRLAHFNNPFGFMEYKYNEIKRAVDLIPKPKSSILLPVHENSKDGCVRCAVVGSSGILNNSKMGKEIDSHDYVFRVNGAVTQGYEEDVGNRTSVYIHTAFSLYSNILSLKKYGFNSVPQDEGIKYVMIPEGRRDFEWLQGLLQGKEANGSFKGVRPLKYFEGKFNESRFYVLHPDFLRYIRNRLMPSKQMQGIHWSLYRPTNGAFALFLAIHTCDIVDAYGFITEDHHKYSNYYYEKLKKTNVIFYINHDYGLEIKTWKKLHDSGIIRLFQRH, encoded by the exons ATGGGCAAGGAGCAGGACCTTCTTCTGGCTGTGAAGAATGGAGACCTTCCTTTAGCTCATAAACTTCTGGCCAAGATCAAGACCAACCGAAATA TGCTTTGGATGAATCTTTCTGAACAGTTTTACAG CAAAACTGTCATCATTTCTGCATCAATTTTATCACAACTTGGAATTCCTAGTTTGTACAGTGAAAAACCCATTTACTCCACTGATCAAGAAATCAACATAACACCCATTCCAGTTCTCTATAAGAAAAATTTTACAAAACTTCCAGTGTGGGATTTTGAAGACTTTTATTTGCGAGACAATGAAGCAAGAGATCCT ACCTGTCCAAAGTCCCTTTGCAACACAGAGGATCTCAAGTTCAAGGAGAAAGTTCTTCCTGACATTCAGCTGTGGCTGTACAAAGGTCTACTCAACATAACAGAATGGAATCGATTAGCACACTTCAACAATCCCTTCGGCTTCATGGAATACAAGTACAATG AGATAAAAAGAGCAGTGGATTTGATACCAAAGCCCAAGTCTTCAATATTACTGCCTGTGCATGAAAATTCAAAGGATGGCTGTGTCCGCTGTGCTGTTGTGGGCTCTAGTGGCATTCTCAATAACTCAAAGATGGGCAAAGAGATAGACTCCCATGATTATGTTTTTCG AGTAAATGGGGCTGTTACTCAAGGTTACGAGGAGGATGTTGGAAATAGAACATCAGTTTATATACACACGGCTTTTTCCTTGTATTCCAACATTCTGAGTTTAAAAAAGTACGGCTTTAACAGTGTTCCACAAGATGAG gGTATCAAATATGTAATGATCCCTGAAGGCCGGAGGGACTTTGAGTGGCTCCAAGGCCTTTTGCAGGGAAAAGAAGCCAACGGGTCATTCAAGGGTGTGAG GCCACTGAAATATTTCGAAGGGAAATTTAACGAGAGTAGATTCTATGTTCTTCACCCTGACTTTCTTCGATACATTCGCAACAG attAATGCCTTCCAAACAAATGCAGGGCATTCACTGGTCATTGTACCGACCGACCAATGGAGCGTTTGCTTTGTTCTTGGCTATTCACACATGTGATATT GTGGACGCCTATGGATTTAtcacagaagaccaccataagTACTCCAACTATTAttatgaaaagttaaaaaaaacaaatgtaattttctaTATCAACCATGACTATGGACTGGAGATAAAGACTTGGAAGAAACTGCATGACTCTGGAATCATTAGACTTTTCCAAAGACACTAA
- the LOC127969145 gene encoding alpha-N-acetylgalactosaminide alpha-2,6-sialyltransferase 1 isoform X10, whose amino-acid sequence MQNAWAVISIILTCCMLLYLVLWMNLSEQFYSKTVIISASILSQLGIPSLYSEKPIYSTDQEINITPIPVLYKKNFTKLPVWDFEDFYLRDNEARDPTCPKSLCNTEDLKFKEKVLPDIQLWLYKGLLNITEWNRLAHFNNPFGFMEYKYNEIKRAVDLIPKPKSSILLPVHENSKDGCVRCAVVGSSGILNNSKMGKEIDSHDYVFRVNGAVTQGYEEDVGNRTSVYIHTAFSLYSNILSLKKYGFNSVPQDEGIKYVMIPEGRRDFEWLQGLLQGKEANGSFKGVRPLKYFEGKFNESRFYVLHPDFLRYIRNRLMPSKQMQGIHWSLYRPTNGAFALFLAIHTCDIVDAYGFITEDHHKYSNYYYEKLKKTNVIFYINHDYGLEIKTWKKLHDSGIIRLFQRH is encoded by the exons ATGCAGAACGCCTGGGCTGTTATTAGCATCATACTGACTTGTTGCATGCTGCTTTATCTAGTGCTTTGGATGAATCTTTCTGAACAGTTTTACAG CAAAACTGTCATCATTTCTGCATCAATTTTATCACAACTTGGAATTCCTAGTTTGTACAGTGAAAAACCCATTTACTCCACTGATCAAGAAATCAACATAACACCCATTCCAGTTCTCTATAAGAAAAATTTTACAAAACTTCCAGTGTGGGATTTTGAAGACTTTTATTTGCGAGACAATGAAGCAAGAGATCCT ACCTGTCCAAAGTCCCTTTGCAACACAGAGGATCTCAAGTTCAAGGAGAAAGTTCTTCCTGACATTCAGCTGTGGCTGTACAAAGGTCTACTCAACATAACAGAATGGAATCGATTAGCACACTTCAACAATCCCTTCGGCTTCATGGAATACAAGTACAATG AGATAAAAAGAGCAGTGGATTTGATACCAAAGCCCAAGTCTTCAATATTACTGCCTGTGCATGAAAATTCAAAGGATGGCTGTGTCCGCTGTGCTGTTGTGGGCTCTAGTGGCATTCTCAATAACTCAAAGATGGGCAAAGAGATAGACTCCCATGATTATGTTTTTCG AGTAAATGGGGCTGTTACTCAAGGTTACGAGGAGGATGTTGGAAATAGAACATCAGTTTATATACACACGGCTTTTTCCTTGTATTCCAACATTCTGAGTTTAAAAAAGTACGGCTTTAACAGTGTTCCACAAGATGAG gGTATCAAATATGTAATGATCCCTGAAGGCCGGAGGGACTTTGAGTGGCTCCAAGGCCTTTTGCAGGGAAAAGAAGCCAACGGGTCATTCAAGGGTGTGAG GCCACTGAAATATTTCGAAGGGAAATTTAACGAGAGTAGATTCTATGTTCTTCACCCTGACTTTCTTCGATACATTCGCAACAG attAATGCCTTCCAAACAAATGCAGGGCATTCACTGGTCATTGTACCGACCGACCAATGGAGCGTTTGCTTTGTTCTTGGCTATTCACACATGTGATATT GTGGACGCCTATGGATTTAtcacagaagaccaccataagTACTCCAACTATTAttatgaaaagttaaaaaaaacaaatgtaattttctaTATCAACCATGACTATGGACTGGAGATAAAGACTTGGAAGAAACTGCATGACTCTGGAATCATTAGACTTTTCCAAAGACACTAA
- the LOC127969145 gene encoding alpha-N-acetylgalactosaminide alpha-2,6-sialyltransferase 1 isoform X11, with protein sequence MGKEQDLLLAVKNGDLPLAHKLLAKIKTNRNMLWMNLSEQFYSLYSEKPIYSTDQEINITPIPVLYKKNFTKLPVWDFEDFYLRDNEARDPTCPKSLCNTEDLKFKEKVLPDIQLWLYKGLLNITEWNRLAHFNNPFGFMEYKYNEIKRAVDLIPKPKSSILLPVHENSKDGCVRCAVVGSSGILNNSKMGKEIDSHDYVFRVNGAVTQGYEEDVGNRTSVYIHTAFSLYSNILSLKKYGFNSVPQDEGIKYVMIPEGRRDFEWLQGLLQGKEANGSFKGVRPLKYFEGKFNESRFYVLHPDFLRYIRNRLMPSKQMQGIHWSLYRPTNGAFALFLAIHTCDIVDAYGFITEDHHKYSNYYYEKLKKTNVIFYINHDYGLEIKTWKKLHDSGIIRLFQRH encoded by the exons ATGGGCAAGGAGCAGGACCTTCTTCTGGCTGTGAAGAATGGAGACCTTCCTTTAGCTCATAAACTTCTGGCCAAGATCAAGACCAACCGAAATA TGCTTTGGATGAATCTTTCTGAACAGTTTTACAG TTTGTACAGTGAAAAACCCATTTACTCCACTGATCAAGAAATCAACATAACACCCATTCCAGTTCTCTATAAGAAAAATTTTACAAAACTTCCAGTGTGGGATTTTGAAGACTTTTATTTGCGAGACAATGAAGCAAGAGATCCT ACCTGTCCAAAGTCCCTTTGCAACACAGAGGATCTCAAGTTCAAGGAGAAAGTTCTTCCTGACATTCAGCTGTGGCTGTACAAAGGTCTACTCAACATAACAGAATGGAATCGATTAGCACACTTCAACAATCCCTTCGGCTTCATGGAATACAAGTACAATG AGATAAAAAGAGCAGTGGATTTGATACCAAAGCCCAAGTCTTCAATATTACTGCCTGTGCATGAAAATTCAAAGGATGGCTGTGTCCGCTGTGCTGTTGTGGGCTCTAGTGGCATTCTCAATAACTCAAAGATGGGCAAAGAGATAGACTCCCATGATTATGTTTTTCG AGTAAATGGGGCTGTTACTCAAGGTTACGAGGAGGATGTTGGAAATAGAACATCAGTTTATATACACACGGCTTTTTCCTTGTATTCCAACATTCTGAGTTTAAAAAAGTACGGCTTTAACAGTGTTCCACAAGATGAG gGTATCAAATATGTAATGATCCCTGAAGGCCGGAGGGACTTTGAGTGGCTCCAAGGCCTTTTGCAGGGAAAAGAAGCCAACGGGTCATTCAAGGGTGTGAG GCCACTGAAATATTTCGAAGGGAAATTTAACGAGAGTAGATTCTATGTTCTTCACCCTGACTTTCTTCGATACATTCGCAACAG attAATGCCTTCCAAACAAATGCAGGGCATTCACTGGTCATTGTACCGACCGACCAATGGAGCGTTTGCTTTGTTCTTGGCTATTCACACATGTGATATT GTGGACGCCTATGGATTTAtcacagaagaccaccataagTACTCCAACTATTAttatgaaaagttaaaaaaaacaaatgtaattttctaTATCAACCATGACTATGGACTGGAGATAAAGACTTGGAAGAAACTGCATGACTCTGGAATCATTAGACTTTTCCAAAGACACTAA